The following are encoded together in the Theileria orientalis strain Shintoku DNA, chromosome 1, complete genome genome:
- a CDS encoding exosome complex exonuclease, with translation MLREDNEIDFIQNISPDVSTLLIGQECLKKGLRIDGRSLDSHRHVSIEFNGSPGSVTISFGNTVVFCCISQEIVEPNFERPNEGFLYFNVELSPFTSENYDPGKTSDSENNLIYFLENIFKESSFLDLETLCVKSGKEVWALRVYVHVLQDDGNLLGACSFAALASLSQYRKPNLQESEEFTYSSYMLWHKGVPLSIYNMPIMMTVSIMEGQDQYVLDANAFEEKILNTQISILYNQFGEVFWTYKYGSTPVGLETFEGAVSVSKNKAIKLYSLLKHELEKNSEMLKSLLMCIQSQ, from the exons ATGTTGAGGGAAGATAACGAGATTGATTTTATACAGAACATTAGTCCGGACGTGTCGACGTTGTTAATAGGACAAGAGTGCCTGAAAAAAGGCCTGAGAATAGATGGAAGGTCGCTGGATTCTCACCGCCACGTGAGTATAGAGTTCAACGGATCACCAGGAAGC GTAACAATATCGTTCGGAAATACAGTAGTGTTTTGCTGCATATCGCAAGAAATAGTAGAGCCGAATTTTGAAAGACCAAACGAAGGATTTCTCTACTTTAATGTGGAACTCTCACCATTCACGTCGGAAAACTATGATCCAGGAAAAACCTCAGACTCGGAGAATAACTTAATATATTTccttgaaaatatatttaaggAGTCGTCATTTTTGGATCTAGAAACGCTGTGCGTAAAGAGCGGAAAGGAG GTGTGGGCGTTAAGAGTATATGTGCACGTGCTACAAGACGATGGAAACCTCCTAGGAGCGTGCTCGTTCGCAGCACTGGCATCACTATCGCAATATCGCAAACca AACCTACAGGAATCAGAAGAGTTCACATACTCGTCCTACATGTTGTGGCACAAAGGAGTACCACTCAg CATATACAATATGCCAATAATGATGACAGTGTCAATAATGGAAGGACAAGACCAATACGTTCTCGACGCAAACGCATTcgaagaaaaaatattaaacacaCAA ATATCGATACTATATAACCAATTTGGAGAAGTGTTTTGGACATATAAATACGGGTCGACGCCAGTGGGATTGGAAACATTCGAAGGAGCAGTCTCg GTCTCAAAAAACAAAGCAATAAAACTATACTCGCTTCTGAAACATGAacttgaaaaaaatagtgAAATGTTGAAGAGTCTACTGATGTGTATCCAGTCACAGTAA